Proteins found in one Candidatus Rokuibacteriota bacterium genomic segment:
- a CDS encoding DinB family protein, with product MEWRELIVDGYDRLPDLIEEVLAGLRMADLDRQPHRECNSLGWTVWHLTRVQDSQIADLMGAEQLWIKNGWHTKFKRPADPDDTGYGDTPEQVRAFRSPSARVQLDYLRAVVERTKQYLASLTPSDLDRELEEPWQQPLPTVGVRIVSVLADAHQHAGEASYIRGLLKARGKRARPRTARSQRPGVTTA from the coding sequence GTGGAATGGCGGGAACTGATCGTCGATGGCTATGACCGATTGCCTGACCTCATCGAGGAGGTGCTGGCCGGTCTGCGCATGGCCGACCTCGACCGGCAGCCGCACCGCGAGTGCAACAGCCTCGGCTGGACGGTCTGGCACCTGACGCGCGTCCAGGACAGCCAGATCGCTGACCTCATGGGGGCCGAGCAACTCTGGATCAAGAACGGCTGGCATACGAAGTTCAAGCGCCCTGCCGACCCGGACGACACCGGATACGGAGACACTCCGGAGCAGGTGAGGGCCTTCAGGTCTCCCAGCGCCAGGGTCCAGCTCGATTACTTGCGGGCGGTCGTCGAGCGGACCAAGCAGTATCTGGCGTCCCTGACCCCTTCCGATCTCGACCGCGAGCTAGAAGAGCCCTGGCAGCAGCCGCTGCCGACCGTCGGCGTTCGAATCGTCAGCGTCCTGGCGGACGCGCATCAGCACGCCGGCGAGGCCTCGTACATCCGCGGCCTGCTCAAAGCCAGGGGGAAACGGGCGCGGCCCCGGACGGCCCGGAGTCAGCGCCCTGGCGTCACAACGGCGTAG